From a single Nitrososphaerota archaeon genomic region:
- the rfbB gene encoding dTDP-glucose 4,6-dehydratase, giving the protein MPSNILVTGGLGFIGSNFIRYALERHMDVRIVNVDNLSYGGNPANLWSSGEEPRYRFIRGDITDKVLITKLVRNIDVVVNFAAESHVDRSIADSWPFIRSNTEGVLTILDVLRRKAEDTKLIQIGTDEVYGDIVKGSAKEDDKLNPSSPYAVSKASADMFCLAYRRTYGLKLIITRCTNNFGQFQFPEKLIPKTIISALKNTPIALYGSGRQVRDWIYVKDHCEALDLVIKEGRAGEIYNISTGIERDNFSIVESVLKIMKKDSSLIRHVDDRPGHDSRYSLDSSKIRHELGWKPRHGFRESLRDTVEWYMRNQLWWKPLISEKILSPEPWKEKW; this is encoded by the coding sequence TTGCCGAGTAACATTCTTGTGACAGGCGGGCTCGGGTTCATCGGAAGTAATTTCATTCGCTACGCCCTGGAGAGACACATGGATGTCAGGATAGTCAACGTAGACAATTTGTCTTACGGGGGCAATCCGGCGAACCTGTGGTCGTCCGGCGAAGAGCCTCGTTACAGATTCATTCGGGGTGATATAACTGATAAGGTTCTTATCACAAAACTCGTTCGCAACATAGATGTCGTCGTTAACTTCGCAGCGGAATCCCACGTAGACAGGAGTATTGCCGATTCTTGGCCTTTTATTAGGAGCAATACCGAAGGCGTATTGACTATACTCGATGTGTTACGCCGTAAGGCAGAGGACACCAAGTTGATACAGATTGGTACTGATGAGGTGTATGGCGATATCGTGAAAGGTTCAGCCAAGGAAGATGATAAGTTGAATCCGTCATCACCCTACGCGGTTTCGAAGGCGTCGGCGGACATGTTCTGCCTTGCATACCGGCGGACGTATGGACTCAAGCTGATAATCACGAGGTGCACGAACAACTTCGGTCAGTTTCAGTTTCCCGAGAAACTCATCCCTAAAACAATCATAAGCGCGCTTAAGAATACCCCAATTGCACTCTACGGCTCCGGGAGACAAGTAAGAGACTGGATCTATGTTAAAGACCATTGTGAGGCGTTGGATCTGGTTATCAAGGAGGGGAGAGCCGGGGAAATATACAACATCTCCACGGGCATTGAAAGAGACAATTTTTCCATAGTGGAATCTGTGCTTAAGATAATGAAGAAAGATTCAAGCCTAATCAGGCATGTCGACGACAGGCCTGGACACGATTCCCGGTACAGTTTGGACTCGAGCAAAATTAGACATGAGCTAGGTTGGAAGCCAAGACATGGTTTCCGAGAGTCGCTGCGGGACACGGTTGAGTGGTACATGAGAAACCAATTATGGTGGAAGCCTCTGATAAGCGAGAAGATTCTGAGTCCGGAACCATGGAAGGAGAAGTGGTGA
- a CDS encoding glycosyltransferase family 2 protein codes for MIGSEIDGIMQRRGEREIRKVAIVVPTWNNRELLRNCLSSLKNTRYAWYKVIVVDNGSSDGSSELVNKEFPDIDVIRLSRNEGFSAGVNTGIRLALSRYNVDYCVVLSDDTFIVNDNWLLHMIGVAESDPTIGIVNCRFLRPDGRSQPMGLRLLPGVYLDSFLGVPVFGRNQEQSAYVHETDSAGGACFILKRSLVDGIGLLDERYSPAYFEDVDYGLRARKAGFKLVHDGEVSIIHVGSATARKLPDHYLSYIYKRNLIRFVSRNYAPALPFILFGLVIGSCMRAFRSCMSPQDRKDAVLRLHRDVQDTILALRDFRRVR; via the coding sequence ATGATTGGTTCCGAAATCGATGGTATCATGCAGAGGCGAGGCGAGAGAGAGATTAGGAAAGTTGCCATCGTTGTGCCCACCTGGAATAATCGGGAGCTTTTGCGCAATTGCCTTAGTTCTCTCAAGAATACACGGTATGCGTGGTACAAAGTGATCGTCGTGGATAATGGGTCTAGTGACGGTTCATCCGAGTTGGTAAACAAGGAGTTCCCAGACATTGACGTAATTAGGCTCTCGAGGAATGAGGGGTTTTCCGCAGGGGTTAATACAGGCATAAGGTTGGCGTTGAGTCGTTACAATGTTGACTACTGTGTCGTTTTGAGCGATGACACGTTCATCGTTAATGACAATTGGCTTCTTCATATGATCGGTGTGGCCGAGAGCGACCCGACAATAGGAATCGTAAATTGCAGGTTTCTTCGTCCTGATGGCCGATCTCAGCCGATGGGACTCAGGCTGCTACCGGGAGTTTACCTTGACAGCTTCCTCGGCGTGCCGGTATTTGGGAGAAATCAGGAGCAGAGCGCATACGTTCATGAAACTGATAGCGCGGGTGGTGCGTGTTTCATTCTAAAGCGCTCGTTGGTAGACGGCATAGGTTTGCTAGATGAGCGTTACTCTCCCGCTTATTTTGAAGATGTAGACTACGGACTCAGAGCACGGAAAGCTGGGTTTAAGCTCGTTCATGACGGGGAGGTGTCGATCATTCATGTCGGGTCAGCGACCGCCAGGAAGCTTCCTGATCACTACTTGTCATATATTTATAAGCGAAACCTAATCCGTTTTGTCAGCAGAAACTATGCACCTGCGTTACCGTTTATTCTATTCGGGTTGGTTATTGGATCCTGCATGCGAGCTTTCAGATCGTGCATGAGCCCACAAGACCGTAAAGATGCAGTTCTGAGGCTACATCGGGACGTTCAAGACACAATCCTTGCCCTACGAGACTTCAGAAGAGTCAGATGA
- a CDS encoding glycosyltransferase has protein sequence MVSDLLPKSDLPRGKEATAAHFPVTKVCFISPYPPQKGGISEYSKSLAEELGRHMKVTVFAQKIEAPAGEVDSPNVFVKRIWKPNSILAPLKLFKETIKESPDVVHLQYESYGLYGILDFLTTPILIILLRFACRKEVITLHSFLILPSERTQDRDYITSGSSGKFIKYAYQVLRTTVKLSLRFASTIIVHSDFIAMRIAQAISRDYRIAVIPIGSATSDNTYSKEEARRRLGFIASKMILFFGFISASKNIHELIDASQEVLNKDPDALVVIAGIPAEFDPNGRRYLDDLRKRADWTRRIVFVDRFVDTNEMDLLFAAADVVVLTYSIVQGSSATLSTALGYGVPVIVPEGGIAAKDVGLNEVGLTYKRGDVGCLADRITSILSNEQLRGELAVNAKRAARTRSWNVVARETMRVYCAEDGRKTA, from the coding sequence TTGGTGAGCGATCTTTTGCCCAAATCTGACCTGCCACGAGGCAAGGAAGCGACTGCGGCCCATTTTCCTGTGACCAAGGTATGCTTCATATCACCTTACCCGCCGCAAAAGGGCGGTATATCAGAATACTCAAAGTCCTTGGCCGAAGAACTCGGAAGACACATGAAGGTGACGGTGTTTGCGCAAAAGATTGAAGCACCGGCGGGTGAGGTGGATTCACCAAATGTCTTTGTGAAAAGAATTTGGAAACCAAATTCAATCCTGGCACCACTGAAGTTGTTCAAGGAGACAATCAAGGAAAGCCCGGATGTCGTCCATCTCCAGTATGAATCATACGGCCTCTACGGAATCTTAGATTTTCTGACAACGCCGATTCTCATTATTTTATTGCGATTCGCTTGCAGGAAGGAAGTTATCACCCTTCATAGTTTCCTCATTCTTCCCTCGGAACGCACCCAGGATAGAGATTACATCACATCTGGGTCATCGGGTAAATTCATCAAATATGCATATCAAGTTCTCAGGACGACGGTCAAGCTTTCGCTTCGCTTCGCGAGTACCATTATCGTCCACTCGGACTTCATCGCCATGAGAATCGCTCAGGCAATCTCCCGTGATTACAGAATAGCGGTCATTCCTATCGGTTCTGCAACTTCTGACAACACATACTCGAAAGAGGAGGCAAGGAGACGCCTTGGATTCATTGCCAGCAAAATGATACTCTTCTTCGGGTTCATCAGTGCCTCAAAGAACATACATGAACTTATAGATGCTTCACAAGAAGTATTGAACAAGGATCCTGATGCATTGGTCGTCATCGCTGGAATCCCTGCCGAGTTCGACCCGAACGGGAGAAGATACCTTGACGACCTCCGGAAGCGTGCAGATTGGACGCGAAGAATAGTATTTGTAGATCGCTTCGTAGATACAAATGAGATGGACTTGCTTTTCGCTGCGGCAGATGTCGTGGTCTTAACGTACTCAATAGTACAAGGCAGTAGCGCGACATTGTCAACTGCTCTCGGTTACGGCGTTCCCGTCATAGTCCCTGAGGGAGGAATCGCGGCAAAGGATGTTGGCTTAAACGAGGTTGGTCTGACCTACAAACGGGGAGATGTCGGTTGCTTGGCAGATAGAATTACCTCGATTCTCTCGAATGAGCAATTAAGGGGAGAACTTGCGGTGAACGCCAAGAGGGCTGCACGAACCAGAAGTTGGAACGTCGTAGCCAGAGAGACAATGCGAGTGTATTGTGCAGAAGACGGCCGCAAGACTGCTTAG
- the rfbH gene encoding lipopolysaccharide biosynthesis protein RfbH — translation MKRSSISDRKKFVDTVSNTLWEHSKLRSANKIPYAGVVFDKEEVKEVVGALYDAFTSRWFALGKHGDDFEKEFSRYLGVNHCILTNSGSSANLLAVASMSELKKLRPGDEVLTPAVTFPTAINPLLLYKLKPVLVDVTLPSYTVSAEELRKASSPKTKGIMLPHLNGSASYMPEIIELAERKGWVLIEDCCDALGTFVDGRNVGTFGQASTFSFYAAHHLCMGEGGAVCTNNEEVATTVRSLRDWGRSLGKEIFDLKKGRRMIRIGGGSTLPDDYEARYIYTTRGFNLKPIDIQPAMGLAQLKKIKSFGKARRHNYRFLLDALSKFEKWLILPRAAEGVDPSWFVFPVIVRDGAGFTRRELVDHLEKGDIETRPILAGNIANQPAYQDIDLVIRGSLRNSGLILRGGFFVGVYPGLSEAQMNKMVKTFTSFFRSRSIA, via the coding sequence ATGAAACGTAGCTCAATCAGCGACAGAAAGAAATTTGTGGACACAGTCTCGAATACGCTGTGGGAACATTCGAAACTACGCTCGGCAAATAAAATTCCTTACGCAGGTGTAGTATTCGATAAGGAGGAGGTGAAGGAGGTCGTCGGCGCCCTCTACGATGCTTTCACATCGCGTTGGTTCGCACTCGGCAAACATGGTGATGACTTTGAAAAAGAGTTCAGCAGATACCTTGGCGTAAACCATTGCATCCTTACCAATTCGGGTTCATCGGCTAACCTTCTAGCGGTTGCATCGATGTCAGAATTGAAGAAACTTAGGCCGGGAGACGAAGTTCTGACTCCCGCGGTGACATTTCCGACCGCAATAAATCCACTCCTATTATACAAACTGAAGCCGGTACTTGTGGATGTAACGCTCCCGAGTTACACAGTGTCCGCCGAAGAGCTCAGAAAAGCATCATCGCCTAAGACCAAGGGCATAATGCTCCCGCATCTAAACGGTAGTGCTAGCTACATGCCAGAGATTATCGAACTGGCTGAGAGAAAGGGATGGGTCTTAATAGAAGATTGCTGTGACGCACTTGGTACGTTTGTTGACGGAAGAAATGTGGGAACTTTCGGGCAAGCTTCAACCTTCAGCTTTTACGCCGCTCACCATCTATGCATGGGTGAAGGCGGAGCGGTCTGCACCAATAACGAGGAAGTAGCCACTACGGTCAGATCTTTGAGGGACTGGGGAAGAAGCCTAGGGAAAGAAATTTTCGACCTGAAAAAAGGCAGGAGAATGATCCGGATTGGCGGGGGTTCGACCCTCCCAGATGATTACGAGGCAAGGTACATCTACACCACACGTGGATTTAACCTGAAGCCTATTGACATTCAACCGGCAATGGGTCTTGCCCAGCTCAAAAAGATAAAGTCCTTCGGCAAGGCCAGGAGGCATAACTATAGGTTTTTGCTGGATGCGCTATCCAAATTTGAAAAGTGGTTAATCCTGCCAAGGGCTGCAGAAGGGGTAGATCCAAGCTGGTTCGTATTTCCTGTAATAGTCCGCGATGGAGCTGGATTTACTAGAAGGGAACTCGTTGATCATCTGGAGAAGGGAGACATAGAGACACGTCCTATCCTCGCGGGGAATATTGCTAATCAGCCTGCCTATCAGGATATTGATCTTGTGATCAGAGGCTCTTTACGCAACAGTGGGTTAATACTAAGAGGGGGCTTCTTTGTCGGAGTGTACCCTGGGCTCTCGGAGGCCCAGATGAACAAAATGGTTAAAACGTTTACTTCATTCTTCAGGTCGAGAAGCATTGCCTAA
- a CDS encoding glucose-1-phosphate thymidylyltransferase: MKGLLLAGGHGTRLRPLTATGNKHMLPIANKPMLLYGLEQLRDAGIEELAIILGPIKEGVAETIGDGSRFGIKVTYLNQPEPRGLAHAVQISEGFMNGEPFVMYLGDNLLKQRVGDFVKIFEDGGFDCVVGVSTVKDPTRFAVAEMHGDRIVRLTEKPREPKSNLAVIGVYVFGSAIFDAVRKIKLSLRNELEITDAIQMLLDDRKKVKAQTVSGWWKDTGRPEDLLEANQLVLEDLDSRMEGTLSEDTQLSGRVAIGLATRVSGRVTIRGPAIIGQNCKIGPDVYIGPYTSVGDGCTLKNVEIQNSIIMGECMIETGKRITDSLIGSYSIITNGEAAVPQGQRLIIGERSFAQI; the protein is encoded by the coding sequence ATGAAGGGGCTCCTATTGGCTGGAGGTCACGGTACCAGACTGAGACCACTAACTGCCACGGGCAATAAGCATATGTTGCCGATCGCCAACAAGCCGATGCTTCTTTACGGGCTGGAGCAATTGAGGGATGCCGGAATAGAGGAGTTGGCCATTATACTCGGCCCAATAAAAGAGGGCGTCGCTGAGACGATAGGGGATGGTTCCAGATTTGGCATCAAAGTTACCTACCTAAACCAGCCCGAGCCAAGAGGGCTCGCGCATGCGGTTCAAATATCTGAAGGATTTATGAACGGAGAGCCATTCGTAATGTACCTTGGAGACAACCTGTTGAAGCAGAGAGTCGGAGATTTTGTCAAAATTTTTGAGGACGGTGGTTTCGATTGCGTTGTTGGCGTTTCGACCGTAAAAGACCCCACTAGATTCGCTGTCGCCGAGATGCATGGTGATAGAATAGTCAGGCTCACAGAAAAGCCTAGAGAACCGAAGAGCAACCTTGCAGTGATTGGGGTCTATGTTTTCGGGAGCGCAATCTTCGACGCTGTAAGAAAGATAAAATTGAGCTTGAGGAATGAGCTGGAAATAACGGATGCAATTCAGATGCTTCTTGATGACAGAAAGAAGGTTAAGGCTCAGACTGTATCAGGATGGTGGAAGGATACAGGCAGACCCGAAGATCTTTTGGAGGCAAACCAGCTTGTACTTGAAGACTTGGATTCAAGAATGGAAGGCACCCTGTCAGAAGACACCCAGCTGAGTGGCAGGGTCGCCATAGGGTTAGCCACCCGTGTATCAGGGAGAGTGACCATCAGGGGGCCGGCAATAATAGGCCAAAACTGCAAGATAGGGCCCGATGTCTATATCGGACCTTACACCTCCGTCGGAGACGGATGTACCCTCAAAAATGTTGAAATCCAGAACTCGATCATCATGGGAGAGTGCATGATAGAGACCGGGAAGCGCATAACGGACAGCCTTATAGGAAGTTACTCAATCATAACTAACGGAGAAGCGGCGGTTCCTCAAGGACAGAGGCTGATCATTGGTGAGCGATCTTTTGCCCAAATCTGA
- a CDS encoding glycosyltransferase produces the protein MRIAIVISSLPQLTTNQLVGLSVAEELERRGHYVDLYCIGRVTREQLIATFQKPLKSRIFSRRWLWDPGSTIYDNPILAALMGGYRGYDLVFEAIGPVVHLSRSRTPGFTYVFFPPDPDLMGDREIRSFFWRIYSAPYRIFYKMFSDNVRSTRILSISQYIADLCKKAWGVESEVVYFPVPISQWKPTSNSTRDGVISIGRFSSEKNQLEQVNIAEALQSAGVSSPVRVIGAVASSLNHRLYLDLRKQAEKRRIANILFYPNLPRKRIISMAHSSKVFLHTMKNEHFGIATVEAIAAGCIPIVHDSGGTREIVPISALRFRTEHEATGKIMLALEGEFDRYLPQLRRHISMFSEESFKERLTKIILGDGEGKQEVTSRI, from the coding sequence TTGAGGATCGCTATCGTGATCTCCTCACTTCCGCAACTGACGACTAATCAGTTGGTAGGGCTAAGCGTAGCCGAAGAGCTAGAAAGGAGGGGTCATTACGTTGATCTCTATTGCATTGGTCGCGTCACTCGTGAGCAACTCATCGCAACGTTTCAAAAGCCTCTAAAGAGTAGAATCTTTAGTCGGAGATGGCTATGGGATCCGGGTTCGACCATTTACGATAATCCAATTCTGGCAGCACTCATGGGGGGTTACAGAGGTTACGACCTTGTCTTCGAGGCTATAGGTCCCGTTGTCCACCTCTCAAGAAGTAGAACCCCTGGTTTTACCTATGTATTTTTTCCTCCGGACCCAGACCTGATGGGGGATAGAGAAATCAGGTCCTTTTTTTGGCGCATCTACTCCGCTCCATACCGTATCTTCTACAAGATGTTTTCAGATAACGTCCGATCAACACGAATCCTGTCGATCTCCCAGTATATTGCAGACCTCTGCAAAAAAGCTTGGGGCGTGGAATCGGAAGTTGTCTATTTCCCCGTTCCAATCAGTCAGTGGAAGCCAACCTCGAATTCTACTCGTGATGGAGTGATTTCGATAGGACGTTTCAGTTCTGAGAAGAACCAGCTTGAACAGGTCAATATTGCAGAGGCGTTACAGAGTGCCGGTGTCTCGTCGCCCGTAAGAGTCATCGGGGCTGTCGCGTCTTCGCTTAACCATAGACTGTACCTCGACCTTCGCAAACAGGCGGAGAAGCGTAGGATTGCAAACATACTGTTCTACCCCAATCTGCCACGAAAACGGATAATTTCCATGGCCCACTCGTCTAAGGTATTTCTACACACAATGAAGAACGAACATTTTGGCATAGCAACAGTGGAAGCAATCGCAGCGGGGTGTATCCCTATAGTCCATGATAGTGGTGGAACCAGAGAGATAGTTCCAATCAGCGCGTTACGATTTCGCACCGAACACGAGGCAACCGGTAAGATAATGCTCGCACTCGAGGGTGAGTTTGACAGATACTTACCCCAGCTTCGTCGGCATATCTCTATGTTTAGTGAAGAATCATTCAAGGAGAGGCTTACCAAGATAATCCTCGGTGACGGGGAAGGTAAGCAGGAGGTGACGTCTCGAATATGA
- a CDS encoding DegT/DnrJ/EryC1/StrS family aminotransferase, which translates to MPNHETRVQASSTPIYEFEEKFARYVGVKHAIAVSSGTAGLMAAMMALQMEPGDNVVTTPLTHISTANAVLSAGGIPLFADVNKGTFCLDSEKVVEAMDERTRGVIGVHLYGLPLDVSALEEVRREKGIRVIDDAAHALGASRHGKKVGSIGDMTVFSFYETKHIRLGEGGMITTDDHELAERCRMVSSHGQTGKYNHTALGYNFRLAQGLAEAALKQLVNIDAEVNRRRRLARVYTEELQKISWISPQNVDSNVEHSYYMFPVVIEGIAPKKIDDLARLVSLEASCPVSRGYGLLSYQQPFYQNIQKLFWGAKLMKFPDYSRYDLHSAQHVVERVVELPTTDSVDEEKAVQISEYLVKGFRRASSS; encoded by the coding sequence TTGCCTAACCACGAGACCCGCGTCCAGGCCAGCTCCACCCCAATCTATGAGTTCGAGGAGAAGTTCGCAAGATATGTCGGCGTTAAGCATGCAATAGCGGTTAGCTCAGGAACAGCTGGCTTGATGGCCGCAATGATGGCATTGCAAATGGAGCCTGGAGACAACGTCGTGACCACGCCGCTCACCCATATCTCAACAGCAAACGCGGTTCTGAGCGCTGGCGGAATACCGCTCTTCGCAGATGTAAACAAGGGGACATTCTGCCTGGATTCGGAGAAGGTAGTCGAGGCAATGGACGAGCGTACCAGAGGTGTGATTGGCGTCCACCTTTACGGGCTTCCCCTTGACGTTAGCGCGCTAGAAGAAGTGAGGCGCGAGAAGGGAATTAGGGTCATAGATGACGCCGCGCACGCACTGGGCGCATCCAGACACGGAAAGAAGGTTGGATCCATAGGTGACATGACCGTTTTCTCGTTCTACGAAACTAAACATATTAGGCTCGGCGAAGGGGGTATGATAACAACTGACGACCACGAACTCGCAGAACGTTGCAGGATGGTCAGCTCGCACGGGCAAACCGGGAAATATAATCACACCGCGCTTGGGTATAACTTCAGGCTCGCACAGGGCCTTGCCGAAGCTGCTCTGAAACAGCTCGTCAACATCGACGCCGAAGTGAACCGCAGGAGGCGGCTAGCACGAGTATACACAGAGGAGCTTCAAAAGATTTCTTGGATAAGCCCACAGAATGTCGATTCGAATGTCGAACATTCATATTACATGTTTCCAGTGGTAATAGAAGGCATCGCACCGAAGAAGATAGACGATCTGGCCCGATTAGTATCGTTAGAGGCCTCTTGCCCAGTGAGCAGAGGCTACGGTTTGCTATCATACCAGCAACCGTTTTATCAGAACATTCAGAAGCTGTTTTGGGGTGCCAAACTGATGAAGTTCCCAGACTATTCTAGATACGATCTACATAGTGCTCAACATGTGGTGGAGAGAGTTGTAGAGCTGCCAACAACCGATTCTGTGGATGAGGAAAAAGCCGTCCAGATATCGGAATACCTTGTAAAGGGGTTCAGGAGAGCGAGCTCGAGTTGA
- a CDS encoding NAD(P)-dependent oxidoreductase: MRILVTGHTGFIGSNLVTYLESLGHSVIGCSRKTGCDAGDFERIKSELARCDLAYHLAADARPAESLLSPWQTVEVNLRTTTNIGLACSKAGVPLVYASSCEIYGDSLVPLLEESSLRPTNPYAASKLACDRLLFSFQRCYGLDVKIPRLFNPYGPHQQLNKIIPTLYRQASEGKPLTVYGDGSDTRDYVFIEDIARGLWEARRLPAGEAVNLATGIGTTSKQIADILILKTLSKSVVRFVPYPEIFGGIRNQVGSYEKAKRLLLWEPKTNIDVGLDHTIRWLKSLNET, from the coding sequence CTGAGAATACTAGTAACAGGGCATACAGGATTCATAGGTTCCAATCTCGTGACATACTTGGAATCACTTGGACATTCGGTCATAGGCTGCTCCAGGAAAACGGGTTGTGACGCAGGTGATTTCGAGAGGATCAAATCTGAGCTGGCGAGATGCGATCTTGCGTACCACCTTGCCGCCGACGCTCGACCTGCTGAAAGCCTTCTTTCTCCCTGGCAGACGGTTGAGGTCAATCTTAGAACTACGACAAACATTGGCTTGGCATGCAGTAAGGCTGGAGTCCCCCTAGTGTATGCGAGCAGCTGCGAAATATACGGGGATTCTTTAGTACCGTTGTTGGAGGAGTCGTCATTGAGACCCACTAATCCCTATGCGGCCTCAAAGCTCGCGTGTGATAGGCTCCTGTTTTCATTCCAAAGATGCTACGGACTCGACGTGAAGATACCCAGACTATTCAATCCGTACGGTCCTCACCAGCAACTCAATAAGATAATTCCCACCCTCTACCGGCAAGCGTCTGAGGGAAAACCGCTAACCGTGTATGGTGACGGGAGCGATACACGAGACTATGTGTTTATCGAGGATATTGCCAGAGGGCTTTGGGAGGCTAGAAGGCTACCTGCAGGGGAAGCGGTTAACTTGGCCACCGGAATAGGCACAACAAGTAAGCAGATTGCAGATATTCTAATTCTGAAGACACTCAGCAAATCCGTAGTAAGGTTTGTCCCGTATCCTGAAATATTCGGAGGGATTAGGAACCAAGTCGGCTCCTACGAAAAAGCAAAGAGGCTGCTCTTATGGGAGCCTAAGACCAACATTGATGTAGGTCTTGATCATACTATAAGATGGTTGAAATCGCTAAATGAAACGTAG